A single region of the Manihot esculenta cultivar AM560-2 chromosome 12, M.esculenta_v8, whole genome shotgun sequence genome encodes:
- the LOC110627380 gene encoding protein ARABIDOPSIS THALIANA ANTHER 7, with product MSRLVAFLLVILLVSQPAMAQKPRDFIDCLSVLVYFSSCIGYIDGRFGEPSWGCCMGVEELNRLATQNHETQKICQCIELVARLGDPPFLLANINALPIKCQTHLSFPISVKKDCSK from the coding sequence ATGAGTCGTCTTGTAGCATTTCTACTGGTTATCCTCTTAGTTTCTCAACCAGCCATGGCTCAGAAGCCACGGGACTTCATTGACTGTTTGAGTGTGCTGGTGTATTTCAGCTCATGCATAGGATATATTGATGGACGATTTGGAGAACCATCATGGGGTTGTTGTATGGGAGTTGAGGAACTCAATAGGTTAGCAACTCAGAATCATGAAACGCAGAAGATCTGTCAATGCATTGAACTCGTTGCAAGATTAGGAGATCCTCCTTTCCTTCTTGCAAACATCAATGCTCTTCCAATCAAGTGTCAAACACATCTCAGCTTCCCCATTTCTGTTAAAAAGGACTGCTCGAAGTAA